One genomic window of Medicago truncatula cultivar Jemalong A17 chromosome 1, MtrunA17r5.0-ANR, whole genome shotgun sequence includes the following:
- the LOC25484448 gene encoding malate dehydrogenase, translated as MAKDPVRVLVTGAAGQIGYALVPMIARGVMLGPDQPVILHMLDIPPAAESLNGVKMELVDAAFPLLKGVVATTDVVEGCTGVNIAVMVGGFPRKEGMERKDVMTKNVSIYKSQASALEKHAAANCKVLVVANPANTNALILKEFAPSIPEKNISCLTRLDHNRALGQISERLNVEVSNVKNVIIWGNHSSSQYPDVNHATVKISSAEKPVRELVADDAWLNGEFIATVQQRGAAIIKARKLSSALSAASAACDHIRDWVLGTPEGTWVSMGVYSDGSYNVPAGLIYSFPVTTRNGEWQIVQGLSIDEFSRKKLDLTAEELSEEKALAYSCLS; from the exons ATGGCTAAAGACCCTGTTCGTGTTCTTGTCACTGGTGCTGCAG gACAAATTGGATATGCTCTTGTCCCAATGATTGCTAGGGGAGTGATGCTCGGCCCTGACCAGCCTGTGATCCTCCACATGCTCGACATCCCACCTGCAGCCGAATCATTGAACGGTGTTAAAATGGAGTTGGTGGATGCTGCATTCCCTCTACTTAAAG GTGTTGTTGCTACAACTGATGTGGTTGAGGGATGCACTGGAGTCAATATTGCTGTTATGGTTGGTGGTTTCCCTAGAAAAGAAGGTATGGAGAGGAAAGATGTGATGACAAAAAATGTCTCTATTTACAAGTCCCAAGCTTCTGCTCTTGAGAAACATGCTGCTGCAAACTGCAAG GTTCTTGTTGTTGCCAACCCAGCAAACACCAATGCATTGATCTTGAAGGAATTTGCTCCATCCATTCCTGAGAAAAACATTTCTTGTTTGACAAGATTGGACCATAACAGGGCACTGGGTCAAATTTCTGAAAGACTGAACGTTGAGGTTTCTAATGtgaaaaatgttataatttggGGCAACCATTCGTCAAGTCAGTACCCTGATGTCAACCACGCAACTGTTAAAATCTCTTCTGCAGAAAAGCCTGTCCGTGAACTCGTAGCTGATGATGCCTG GTTGAATGGAGAATTCATAGCTACCGTCCAACAACGGGGCGCTGCAATCATTAAAGCTAGAAAGCTTTCAAGTGCACTATCCGCCGCTAGCGCTGCTTGTGACCACATTAGAGATTGGGTTCTAGGAACTCCTGAG GGAACCTGGGTTTCGATGGGAGTTTATTCTGATGGATCTTACAATGTACCCGCTGGACTAATCTATTCATTCCCTGTCACAACCCGCAATGGCGAATGGCAAATAGTTCAAG GACTTTCAATTGATGAGTTTTCAAGGAAAAAATTGGACTTGACAGCAGAAGAGCTTTCTGAGGAGAAGGCTTTGGCTTATTCATGCCTCTCTTAG